Below is a window of Humulus lupulus chromosome 2, drHumLupu1.1, whole genome shotgun sequence DNA.
TTCCATGGTTTCATAACAAGAGGCTTCTTGCCAAAGAAAAAAATATCCACCATCTATAACTCGGTCACGAAATTCTAGAGTGTGAAATCTAATGATGAAAATACCTCAAGAAAGCACTCCTACCTTATCCACATTATCTTTCCATAATCTCCTCACAAAACCATCCAAAATACTAACTAGAGGATTAGTTCCTTCTACATAGCAAACAATTGAAGGTTGCCCGTAGCTTATCTCCTCAGCAATATCCTTTGGTTCTATTTTGATTCCAAATTTCTTGACCTAATTTAGAGGAGTTGCTATGCCATTTGTTTGGTCTCCACAAGTACTTGCTAGAGTCTTCACAGAATTATGAGATCGTAAAATCAGAGACAAAGCATTCTACCTAGATCCACATCCTGCATAGCTCGATTGGAAGCACTTAACTAATTCGCAAAATCGGTTTGAATCTCACTTTGTCTTTGTAATGACTCCTCTGTCGCCTTAGGTGAAAAAACCCTTCCCAGTTGCTCAGAATCCTCTTCCTCATCCTCGATTATTTCCAGCTCTTGAACCCCCAAAATTGCATCTATCGACCGTGTTTTGATTATCCTATCAGAAGACGAGGGTCCTGCTTTCTTGACTTTGCCCTTTGCCTTAGCTTTCCCCACATTCCTAGCCCCCTTAGCCATGGCTCCGACGAGAATCACCGAGAAAgaagaaaattagggaaaatgaatattttgagaaCCTCTGGGTTGAAGATGAGGGGGAGGGCTTAGGTTGAAGATGAACTTGGATTGTAGATGAAAGGTCGGGCTcatatttttttgttgttgttgagaggtacgtttttttttttataataaatacgttttttttttattagttaaAGATGTTggatttatttgttttttattttaaaatcatttttttaatattttttaatattttatgttttttaaaattttaattagaaaaataaatatattagaatCATTTATTTTTGATATGTCAGCAAACATGTGGATGGATGGTGTGATGCCACATGGTCCGCTAGCACTTAGTATCCAAAAGTGGACGCCTGCAAGAAAAATGTAAGAGTCGTAAGTATTGTCCTCAATTTTTTATTAGAGTTATATGTGTGTGAACTCGAAAAGAATAGGGAGATTTTGCCGTGATTACCCTTTTTTAACATAATTTTCACACTACTACTATTAAACCATTAAATAAAATTAGATTTAATATAAAGATTAGAGCATGTTAAAATAAATAGAAATTATATATACCTAtataattgtattatatataaaaaatatatataaatagagaaTTTCATATACATGTATTTTTTTTGCCTCTCAAATTCAGCCTTGTATTatctttagattttttttttgtaaaatcttaaaattaatatcataattaagtTATATATGATgacaataattaatatatatactagattaattaatagtaataaacaaaatacaaaatacatgCACGTTTTTATCAATCAGCTATAAGTTATTTTCAGTTTTCTTacgtcgttcttatattattttgcTTAAATATGGCAGATTGATATATAGTTACTGTATAAATCATTTCCCATAAAACATTAAATGCTCAATCAATCAATCTATATATAGTTTAtgtaaataagtaataaaatgcaAGTAATAAATCTGCCTGAACattctaaataaaataataataacaaaaagaaaaatcgTCTAAGAAGCTCGCTAGCTACCATATATCATATAGgaggaaaaaaaagaaaggaactTATTGTGTTTAAAAAATGAAGGGCTGCAAATTATGGTTCTTAAACAAAACTGGGCATTATATGGATTCTTCTATACAAAATGAATTCTAGGCAGTATGTAATCTAATCCTTCTCAGAAGTGGAATCCAGAATCTATTCTTCCAGCACTAACAAGTAAGGAATCTCATTCTTTCCATTAACATTTCTTTCTTTCCCACATGCTTATTAGAAAATAATATCAACTTTTTGGTTTTTCTTAACTATTCTCCATTAAACGTCCTCATCAATACTCATTTAGAGAGGTAAAAGAAACACACCCTTTTGGCCCCCAAACCTTTCTACTAcctctttttttgttttgtttttacaCTATTCTACATGCATTAGGATTTTCATCACTAAAAAGGGATGTAATATTTCCACTACTGTTGCTGCCATTACTGCCATTGTTGttgtaataataatattggtTTTGGTCCTCATAGTAGCGCTCAATCCTATTCTGATAATGATGAGTTTGAGAAGGCTGTGGCGGCGGCTGAGGCACCGGTTGTGGTGACCGGACGTACTCATACTCTGTCACATATGGCGATGGCTTGTACGTGTTGTAGCTATGTGTCACGTAAACTGGTTGTGGTACTACTTGttcatgatgatgatgatggtgattaTCTTGATGAgcttgatgatgatgatgatctggATGATGATTATCTTGATGAGCTTGATGATGATGATTATCTTGATGAgcttgatgatgatgatgatgatcttgATCAGCTTGATGATGAGGTTGTCCTTGGCCGTTATGGTACTTGTTCCAGTAACTATTATTATAGCCTTGACCATAGCCATATCCATATCTATAGCCATAATCAGGTGGATGATGGTATATGACACGAGCCTCTCCTCCATCGTTTGGTCCTCCTCCTCCTCCCGAGGATGATGAAGCCAGATGAACTGGGTGGCCTGCATTATTattagggtttgaagcttcagAAGTTGGTTGAGGCTCGGGTGCATGTTGCTGAGGAAGTGGATTCTGATCAGGTGGTGGATGGTCTTGCTGTGGTGGCTCTGCTGGCGGAGCAGGCTCCGGCTGCGGCGGTGCCTCAGCTGGTGGAGGGTTGGCTGGTGCTGCTGTTGCATCTTGAGGTGGTGACTGCTGCTGTGGTGGTGGTTGTCCATTGCCATCAGCTGGTGCTGGTGCTGGTTCTGCTGGTGGAGGTGGCTCAGTTTGTTGCTCTGTATGAGAAATTATGGTAGCAACCTTTCTTATCTTTTTAATGGCTTTGATAACCTTTTCTGGATCTGCCCACCCAACTATAATCAACTTCTGTTGAGGGAAATCAATGCCAAGATCATATATACCTGTAAAAGAAATAAGAAACAAAAAATGAATTTCAAGTGCTAGAATTGGACTACTTAAAGAAAGAAATCATTGTTAtagaagaatgaaaaaaaaaaagtaaagctCACCATTTATGCCATTAAGTGCTTTCTTAATCTTTTGAACACACCCATTACAGTCCATTCGGACCTGTATTTCTGTGGTTCGAGGTTTCTGCAATAGAAAATGAAAACAAAGTGCTTATcattaatgcatgttatatgagaAGAAGCAATAATTGATGAGtctttttttttcatatagtttGGAGCCATACATACCTCTAATTCTGGCACCATTAGAAAAACCAGTAAGtagtctttttttcttttcttttttctttcttaggAGAAGAGGAAGATAGAGAGTGATATAGAAGAATCAAATGAAGGTTGGCATTTATTTGTGGAAGGCTAGAAAGGAATATATCAAAGGCTAAAGTTGTGGGACATGAAAAAAGAATCTCTTTACAAGAAAGCGAGGAGAAGAGAAATAGTGCTTGATCAGCCTCAAGAAGTCATTGTCAAAGGGTTGTGTTCAAGAaaagatttatttttatttttatttttttgggggGTACGAACGTTTCAAGTTTGAGCTAAAAGGAATTTTTGCTTTATTATGGGGATTGTTATCTCTATAAATGAGGGTGTGTATGTTTAGGTTAGGATATCCAAAACCGACCATAGAGAAAAGAATTAAAGTGGACAAAGACTGTTTTGTAACATTTTACCCATCGGTCAAAAACAATCAAAGTAGCTTTTCATGATGAAGGATATCCACTCTTATAGAATCCTTTTGTTACAAGTAAAGATATAAATAGCTCtagattatatataaatatataatgacAAACatggacaattttttttttcctttgatgggtgaatatatgtatttttaattaataGATTTAAGGCTCGAAACCCTCTTACTTTTTGTCATATAAGGTTGATGAAATATTATAGTAAAGACAGAATCTTTTCATTGGCATTTGAGGATTGCACTCTACAAACTTTATCTTGTTTGGTAATGTAGATTTAGATTTCTTTCACAGTAGGATATGTATATATTGAGATTAAAAATTTGATGCTTTAGTTTTCTAAGATTCTCTGCCTGTTAGGAATTCGGCCAAAGTTTAGAATATAAGGGAGTTTATGTTATATTAAAAGACCAATATTTCTGATTTTCATCGATTAAATATATTTGAGTGAATgacacatttttcagtttttaatataataaataactCTAAGATAattaatagataaaaatatcATCATATATTaacgaaaaaaaaaacaagcgTTCTCTCTCAAATATTTTTGAAACATTAGGCTGATCAGCTGATTCTTAACCAAATTTTAATCTAATTATATCATGGTAAGTAAGGTTGTCAAATATCACAAGTCAAAAAGTTAAGAAATtttcaacacaaaaaaaaaaaaagaagttgagGAATTGAAAGTGCTACATGACTGCCTTCTTTTACATTCCATGCCATAGTGGTTATTCTTTTTCATagaaatgaaaattttgatgCCTTGGACATTCGATTTTAACACGGTGAAATTATCATAAAAGTTGCTAAAATGGTCAACTTGGTTTCAACCAATCACCACCCACCACGTGTCACTAAGATTGTTAGCTTTTAAAAAGGCCGGTTTTATGCACGGctgatataatttattttgttgagTTTGTGCTGACACACCATACACTTGTGAAATTGCCCTTTTTATTGGTACCGTTGATCAAAAGTGGTCCTTTTATGATATATTTCGGCTATGGTATCAttttcacttttaaaaaaaaaaaacccctaaTTGGCATAATTTCTTTGCTACATACATtatgatttattatttttttagagaGGCAATGATGAACTAATATATGTTTGGAACATACAAAGTGGGAAGTGGGAACCAAATAAAGTTGAAAAAActatagaaaaaataaaattaaaaaactacCCTATGAGACTTTATAAATACACATTAATAACTTTCATTTAAGCTCGTGTTTTTGCTCCATTCATCAAATTGAATAACTAATATCTTATCGATGCGTATATAGAATATTTCCATTTTAGGATACAAATTCCATAAATAATGAAATGGACCATAGAAAACTCATgcatttttttaatgtttgatTAGTTCTATTCTAgtgtatttatttgtttatatatatatatatatatatatatatatactaagtaGAGCATGCAATGCATATTTGCATAATTTTAAAATTGTAagcattgtttataattttaataaaatctggtttattattttcaatatatatgtataatagtTAGAAatagttctataatatatataaatatttatatcaataatttctacatatgatatctaaacataacgttgacatatatatttatatgactacatgacatatatataaaatataataatatttaaaaagaaattaataatagaaattaaataagaatagaaaaagtcatagtgttgACAGTAGTATATAACATTAACTATTTTTTGTTTCTAatatatctcacaatgtcctttggtgaatttgataaagaaaaaaagttccaattacttgataaaaaacaaactatcacacaaatttataagataaaaaatgatatgtatgcatttattatttttaaataaatatgatttaattatttaaattatcataaaatatcttataaaatatcttattttaattaatttatttattcttgtttaagtttatgtttgttctagttttttaattttggcagtgacaacaaaagattatatattaaatgtttaacataatattaagtttaattaaattttatttaagttataaaatgtatggtaacggaaaaaaaaaaactaataaaatcaagaatttccgttatctgcacactttttatatagaagagatatatgtaAGGAATGGATTATGTCTAGCCCGTGTAATAAAGGAATGCAATCCGTTTTTTAAAtataactctttatttttaatCTAAGGGCTGGGAACATTTTTAGGGTACATTGTAGGCAAATAAGGGCAAGCAGGAGTCTTTGTCAATCAAATGAAGGGCAGTgagtttcttttttattattaaaaaaatttgtaatgattaattttttaagaaaaaaattatatttttagaaaatcaCCTGATAGACGCGACAGTTACTTAGCCCCCATTTCTCTCCAAAAGTGCCCACTAACTGTCCATTACACCACTCTCTTCACTGCAGTCTCATTTTCTCTCgttctcaaattttttatttcctctTCATTACTCTGTAACCAGACAAGAGGAACTAGAGGATGCATGAGAGTTCTTGAGGAGGGTTGAAAGAGAGAAAGATTTATTAGACATTCGGACTGTACTTTGAGGTATTTTTTCTAGTTTCGTTCATAACATCTGTCTTGAATACTCCTTGCATtctttcattttcaaattttttttactCTTCCTTTCTCTGTAACCAGTCGAGAAGAAGGGGTTGCATCGGCGTTGTTTTCAGAGGGTTGAAAGAGTGAAAGATTTTAAGAGATTCTGATTGTACTCCaaggtattttttcaagtttttCTCATTCTTTAGGGTTTGAAATCGTTTATATCATCTATTGATTTTGTTCTTCTCCTATATCTTTTGTTTGTtgtttttatcaaaaaaaaaaaaaatagaaattgtTAGTGCCAAGTATCGCTGTACTTTtggtttttctaaaaaaatattttgtgtcGTTGTTGGTAGTCGTGGGTTAGGCTTAGTTAAGTTTAAGTTTGAGAatctgtttttcattttattttttgggtGCATTCAAGGACTGTTATTTTGTAAGTATGTTTCGATTAGGGCTTTTATAACTATTTGATACCTTGAAATTTTTAGGATTTAAAGTGAagaatttattttgttattaattttttatacaaGGAATTTATTCAGTTTGTTTAAGGGCATAGCATTTATGAGTTTGGCAACAATTTTGCATTGATGTGTCTACAATGTGCTTTAGTTTGGTTTGGATCGTTTGATATGAGATTGAAGAATTGGtctatttattgatttaatttttgGTTCTGAGTAAAGGGTTTGGGTTCGAGTATTTTAATTATGAGGTGAAATATGATGTTATTCATTGCATGGGATGTTATACATCTTATCATTTTTtattcataaatggtttttaaaaATAGACAAAATTTTTCCAAAAATGATATCAACTGTTATACATGAAATGCTTTGGGTTTCTTCATGTGCCTTAGATGATTAAAACTTTAAATATAAGAAGTTTTGTTTTAGTGACTCTGTTTTAGGTGCCTTCAAAATCTTTATTTTGTCATCATTTGTGCATATAAATCGAAGGTAGAGCTAGAATATGTGTACTTAGTCGGATGAGCTTATATTGATATTACATTGTAGTATCATGCACTATTTCTTTGAATATGTGTACTAAGTCGGATTAGCTTATATTGATAATTAGACATTGAATTGAAACTCTAGAATGAAGATGCTTTTAGTAAGATAATATATTATTGGATTTGGTATATTGATAAATTCCAGTATGCTTAATAGGTCTTCATATATGGCTCCTAAAAGTAGGAATAAGCGAAATGCGGAAACCGAAAACGTAGAGATCAATCCGAAGAATGACAATGCTGCAACATGGCGGAACATCTTGTAATATCTTGGTCTTTTTCACTGTTTATGCATTGTTTTTAATGGACATACCTATAttgtaaaattaaatataatttgctAACTCACTTGTATTTATGCAGCAAAGCATAATATAAACCGTATTGGGCTGCACACAAGGAAATGACTTACAAAGAGGTTAGTTTGTACAAATTCATATTACTCATTGCTTGTTTGCTTTATTGTTTTTATCCAATTCTTGTCCTGTTTGTACTGGTGCTAATGGATTAATTAATTCTCATTTTCAGGTAAAGGAGAATTTGCAAAAAGAATAAGGCACTGCCAGTGGGCGAGAAGGCACGGTCGAGAAGGGATGATCACTTACAGGAGGAAGAGTTAAGTAAAAAGGATATGGGTCCAAAGGAGAAGAAGGTGAAAGGTGGCGAGGAGAAAGATAAACAGTCTGAAGTCGATGAGGAGGAGGGGACGTTGAGTGCAGAGGTGTCACATCGGGTTTATGGCAGATGCTCATTTGAAAGGTTGTCGCGCATTGTTAAGCCGCTCAGCCTAGAGCAAAAGGATGTTGTCGTCAATGCCAGTTTCGATACATTCATAAGGGAGAAGGGCACATACATTGACACAAGGATAGTCAGCTAGCTCATTGAGCACGTTGATCCTTCCACAAGCAGACTAGATTTGTTTGGCAGATCCATCCAATTGTCTGCCCAACTCTTCTCCGGTGTTATGGTCGTAAACGATGGTGGAGAACCGATGGTAATGGAGAGTGACAAAGACATTTCAGAGCTTGAGCAACTTTTGGGGGTAGGAAAGTACACCATATCACTGACTGCTTTGGAGAAGGACTTGAAAGAGTCCACCGAAGCTGATGCACTCTTTCTTATAAAGTTTGCACTTGTTGCTATCGGGTCTGTGCTATGCTCGAAGACTGGCACTGATGTAAGAACTGGTTACCTTCACTCCCTCATAGAGACTAGTGGCATTTCAAAAAGGAATTGGGCGTCTGTGGGCTTTTGATACTTAATGAACTCATTATTTAAGTATCAGACTAACAATACAAAGAATGTTAATGGCTACACAATTTTCTTGCAAATGAGCCAATTCATAgttgtttattttttgtttttattatttttttgttatgaAGGTTTTTTAGCAATGACCTTGATGCTTTGTTCCTTTGGCATCTTGTATATCTGACGCATGTGAACTGGAGTAACGATTTTGTAGACTGCATCGTGGCTCCAATCGATTTTTGGAATGCCAAACAATGCAAGGTTGTCTATCGTTGGATTCGTGACCACGACGATCACACGAGAGAATCAGTACTTTTCCTATTGAGTTTTGGTACGTTTTGTATTAATATGGCTGGATTATGTTAATGATATTCtgaaatttaaattaatgtaCAGATCAAGCTGACCAAGACTCATGTCCTCCTGCCAAGTGCTTCATCAGATACCTATGGAAAAGCGACAAATGAGGATGTGATGCAAGCCATTGCTGAGGTGAGGGACGAGGTCGGTCGTGTGGACATAAAGGTCATGCAAGCTCAAAAGCTTTTTATGAAGgagatgagtttttttttttaggaaGTGTGTTTCAAGGTACTTTGGGAGAGACGTTGTGGAGGAAGGAGTTGGAGAGAAAAAAGCTACAAATGAGAAGAAGGAAGGTGATAAAATGCCCAATGTTCATCAGACTTTATCTTTTAAAGGAGAGTCATCAAAACCAGTTGAGTTGGAGAGTGAAAAATATGAGTTGTTTGGAGTGAAGAGGGTATCGGAAATTGTTAGGGGTGTTTTGGATGAGGTTGGTAGAGAGGTATCTGATAATGTACCCTCTTTGAATGAATGTGACGACATAATGGAGGAGGAAAATGTTGATGAGGGGAAAGTGGATAAGGAAATAGTGGCAGAGGATGATTTGTTTGAGGTTGTGAGCTTTTGGGAAAAAGAGAAACAACCCATAATTATTAAGGAGGAAATAGTTTAAGATGTGGTGGAGGATCCGAAAGATGATTTTGACTTGGATTCATTTGAGACATTTAAGGAGTCAGGTGAAACTGTGGTTGGCCCATTCACTTTGAAGAAAAGGATGATCGATCATATGTTCAGGTTTTTTTGCTTTATCTTTTCAAGAATCCTGGACCAGAGGTAGTACGTTATGCTTTAATTTTTATAACTTTCTGATATGAgtgttgttgaccgcgtttttggccaacgacatgagaacttcaaaaacgataaaaccttcaagagaaattaaatgACGCAGACGGTTttataaagaaagtaaataacacacgcaatttttatagtggttcagccccaatatgttggtaatagcctaatccacttagagttgtgattatagatctgtacccaagatcagatgaactgagccaactgagtttcttcagtacagattacaagaatacaagaattctttcggatataagcactttctctctctagaaaattcagacccaaaatttcccccaAAAAaccctttctgatcccataagccatatatttataggcttaggatcatacatctgatatcccttgaatcgggatattttattattcttattatatttaaattacaaaaatattcaaaatgtaacagaacaccaaatttgtggaagaatgagagattcccgcgtgtgccaagaccgattcttgttgaagctgtttctgggaatcttgacgtagtcatgctctatctagttgatccacaTCACCTTCATTCTGGTCGAACAtaccttcactgggcagattgcctgtgttgaagtgcacgccagtataccttatgtgcacgccagtatactctatgactgggcagtcatgcacttagctggtagggcatgcacttggctggtaggacatccacttggctggtaggacatgcacttagctggtcgaacatgtgcatgACCGATCGACCAAgttcattcctgggcagcaaggtcatgactgggcagcaaggtcattcctgggtagACAAGTCACTCCTAGGCAAACAAGTCATTACTGGGCAGACAAGTCACTCCTGGGAAGACAAGTCATTCCTGgttggt
It encodes the following:
- the LOC133819429 gene encoding early nodule-specific protein 2-like, which encodes MVPELEKPRTTEIQVRMDCNGCVQKIKKALNGINGIYDLGIDFPQQKLIIVGWADPEKVIKAIKKIRKVATIISHTEQQTEPPPPAEPAPAPADGNGQPPPQQQSPPQDATAAPANPPPAEAPPQPEPAPPAEPPQQDHPPPDQNPLPQQHAPEPQPTSEASNPNNNAGHPVHLASSSSGGGGGPNDGGEARVIYHHPPDYGYRYGYGYGQGYNNSYWNKYHNGQGQPHHQADQDHHHHHQAHQDNHHHQAHQDNHHPDHHHHQAHQDNHHHHHHEQVVPQPVYVTHSYNTYKPSPYVTEYEYVRSPQPVPQPPPQPSQTHHYQNRIERYYEDQNQYYYYNNNGSNGSNSSGNITSLFSDENPNACRIV